A region of Granulibacter bethesdensis DNA encodes the following proteins:
- a CDS encoding TonB-dependent receptor domain-containing protein, with protein MKISKSLSGYAAVFVCLAPQLAFAQSASSKAVRPASSGLQDTTDASTVTLPELDVIGSTPLLGSGIDKNKVPAESTVLDSKDIALRGAPNMLRALNQQVAGVNLVDSSGNQQQPALLYHGFTASPLQGTEQGLAIYLNGVRFNQAFGDTVNWDLIPSLAIDTLNLEGSNPAFGLNAIGGALSVKMKNGFTYQGGEIDLYGGSFGRMGANLQYGKRVGNVSTYLAGSVLHQDGWRDQQSTDIQNFYGDVGVRNDRAEVHFNLNMANSVLNGPGTSPVQLLQVDPAAQFTAPNQISNRYILATVNGNIEVGRNTSIQGNAYYSYFQQRVMNGNSPNDLPCNDGSGLMCNSNTGLPSTTLGGNAIPAYLGNNQFSYSELDAQTTNTNSYGASAQVTNTDDLFGHQNHFVAGGSYDGATTMFGGSSYLGGITPVSRDFIGPGIMLDEPGQNVPVRVGLTNNFFGLFLTDTFDLTDRLSLTVAGRFNSAQIDINQIGGGDVTGNHVYNRFNPSAGLTYKIMPWLTFYGSYAEANRAPTQAELSCVNPAQSCSLANFFTGDPDLKQVVAHTWESGLRGSTHLTADAKLGYKLGLFHTNVDDDIAFVNSVTLDRGFFQNVGQTRRQGVDFHVDYTTKRLMAYLNYSYVDATYQSTFIEDGGSNPVTDANGNITVNPGNRMPGVPQNTVKVGITYSITPKWIIGAVGIGQSGTYLFGDPANTNAKLPAFFVVNLNTSYQITPHVQLFGMIMNVTNQKYYTYGTFSPTSSVYLSQSPNATNPRSYSPAAPIGGFGGLKITF; from the coding sequence ATGAAAATATCAAAAAGTCTTTCAGGCTATGCTGCGGTTTTTGTCTGCCTTGCGCCGCAGCTTGCCTTTGCCCAGTCAGCGTCTTCAAAGGCTGTGCGCCCTGCGTCATCCGGTTTGCAGGACACGACAGACGCCAGCACCGTTACGCTTCCCGAACTTGATGTGATCGGCAGCACCCCCTTGCTTGGATCCGGGATCGACAAAAACAAAGTCCCGGCCGAATCAACAGTGCTGGATTCGAAAGACATCGCCTTACGCGGTGCGCCGAACATGCTCCGGGCACTGAACCAGCAAGTCGCCGGCGTCAATCTGGTCGACTCTTCAGGCAATCAGCAGCAGCCTGCACTGCTCTATCATGGTTTTACCGCCTCACCTTTGCAGGGAACGGAACAGGGGCTGGCTATTTACCTCAACGGTGTGCGCTTCAATCAGGCATTCGGCGATACCGTGAATTGGGATCTGATACCCAGTCTGGCGATCGACACACTTAATCTCGAAGGATCGAACCCGGCTTTCGGTCTGAACGCCATCGGCGGTGCCTTGAGTGTCAAAATGAAAAACGGCTTTACCTATCAGGGTGGAGAAATCGACCTGTATGGTGGCTCATTCGGACGGATGGGGGCCAATCTTCAATACGGCAAGCGGGTTGGTAACGTTTCTACCTACCTTGCCGGTAGTGTGCTGCATCAGGATGGCTGGCGTGATCAGCAATCAACCGACATCCAGAATTTCTATGGCGATGTCGGCGTTCGCAACGACCGTGCCGAGGTTCATTTCAACCTCAACATGGCCAATTCGGTTCTGAACGGTCCGGGAACTTCCCCGGTCCAGTTGCTTCAGGTTGATCCAGCGGCCCAGTTCACGGCGCCGAACCAGATTTCCAACCGCTATATCCTTGCCACTGTGAACGGCAATATTGAAGTCGGTCGCAACACATCCATCCAGGGCAATGCCTACTATTCCTATTTTCAGCAGAGGGTGATGAACGGAAACTCACCCAACGATCTCCCCTGTAATGATGGCTCAGGGCTGATGTGTAATTCCAACACCGGCCTGCCCAGCACCACCCTTGGCGGTAACGCAATTCCAGCATATCTCGGAAATAATCAGTTCTCCTATTCGGAACTTGATGCCCAGACCACCAATACCAACAGCTATGGCGCCTCGGCGCAGGTAACCAATACCGATGATCTGTTCGGTCATCAGAACCATTTCGTAGCTGGTGGCAGTTATGACGGTGCCACCACCATGTTTGGCGGCTCCTCCTATCTCGGTGGCATTACCCCTGTCTCTCGTGACTTTATCGGGCCTGGTATCATGCTGGATGAGCCGGGGCAAAATGTTCCGGTACGCGTCGGCCTGACCAATAATTTCTTCGGTCTGTTCCTGACTGATACATTCGATCTGACGGATCGTCTGTCATTGACGGTTGCCGGGCGCTTCAACTCCGCCCAGATCGACATCAATCAGATTGGCGGCGGAGATGTGACGGGTAATCATGTCTATAACCGCTTCAATCCCTCAGCCGGCCTGACCTACAAGATCATGCCCTGGCTGACCTTCTACGGCAGCTATGCAGAAGCAAACCGGGCACCGACACAGGCAGAGCTCTCCTGCGTCAATCCGGCACAGTCCTGCAGTCTGGCGAACTTCTTTACCGGTGATCCGGACCTCAAGCAGGTCGTCGCCCATACCTGGGAATCCGGCCTGCGCGGCAGCACGCATCTGACGGCCGATGCAAAGCTGGGTTATAAACTCGGTCTGTTCCACACCAACGTCGATGACGACATTGCGTTCGTCAACAGCGTGACACTGGATCGCGGCTTTTTCCAGAATGTGGGGCAGACGCGGCGTCAGGGCGTCGATTTCCATGTCGATTACACCACCAAGCGCCTGATGGCCTACCTCAACTATTCCTATGTCGATGCGACCTACCAGAGCACCTTCATTGAGGATGGCGGCAGCAATCCTGTGACGGATGCAAATGGCAACATTACCGTCAATCCCGGCAACCGGATGCCTGGCGTGCCGCAGAATACCGTCAAGGTTGGCATTACGTACAGTATTACACCGAAATGGATCATCGGTGCGGTGGGTATCGGTCAGAGCGGAACCTATCTGTTCGGTGATCCGGCCAACACCAATGCGAAATTACCTGCATTCTTCGTTGTTAATCTGAACACGTCCTATCAGATTACACCGCATGTCCAATTGTTTGGCATGATTATGAACGTGACCAACCAGAAATATTATACCTACGGCACGTTCTCTCCGACTTCATCCGTCTACCTGTCACAGTCACCGAATGCGACCAACCCGCGTTCCTACAGCCCCGCTGCCCCGATCGGCGGCTTCGGCGGCCTGAAGATCACGTTCTGA
- a CDS encoding tyrosine recombinase, whose protein sequence is MERHIESFLEMLAAERGAARNTLLAYGTDLRDWSGYAARHRVDPLHADEAALRGYLAAQSGAGNGPRTQSRRLSAFRQFYRFLLEQGARSDDPTALLDAPKLPRSLPKYLDEAEVDALLQAAPAEPAAHAALEILYSTGLRVSEVLALPARAFRGDAPMMTVRGKGGRERMVPVSASAIAAVEAMQRGGEQSRWLFPGRDPAKPMTRQGFALMLKRVALQAGLDPARVSPHVLRHCFASHLLARGADLRSLQMLLGHADIATTQIYTHVLSERLRALVDSCHPLSITAED, encoded by the coding sequence ATGGAGCGGCATATCGAGAGTTTTCTGGAGATGCTGGCGGCGGAGCGCGGGGCAGCACGGAACACATTGCTGGCTTACGGGACTGATCTGCGCGACTGGTCGGGCTATGCCGCCCGTCACAGGGTAGATCCGTTACATGCTGATGAGGCTGCCTTGCGTGGTTACCTCGCCGCGCAGAGCGGGGCCGGGAACGGGCCTCGCACCCAGTCGCGTCGCCTTTCGGCGTTCCGGCAGTTTTACCGTTTCCTGCTGGAGCAGGGGGCAAGGTCTGATGACCCCACTGCTCTGCTGGATGCACCGAAGCTGCCACGTTCTCTGCCGAAATATCTGGACGAGGCGGAGGTCGATGCACTGTTGCAGGCGGCTCCGGCCGAGCCTGCGGCCCATGCGGCGCTGGAAATACTCTACAGCACAGGGCTGCGTGTCTCCGAAGTGCTGGCGCTGCCCGCCCGTGCCTTCCGTGGGGATGCGCCCATGATGACGGTGCGGGGCAAAGGCGGACGGGAGAGGATGGTGCCGGTCTCAGCCTCAGCCATTGCCGCGGTCGAGGCAATGCAGAGAGGGGGGGAGCAATCACGCTGGTTGTTTCCCGGCCGTGATCCGGCAAAACCGATGACCCGGCAGGGTTTCGCCTTGATGCTGAAACGGGTCGCGTTGCAGGCGGGCCTCGATCCGGCCCGGGTGTCTCCCCATGTGCTGCGGCATTGTTTCGCATCGCATCTGCTGGCGCGGGGCGCTGATCTGCGCAGCCTGCAAATGCTGCTGGGGCATGCTGATATCGCCACCACGCAGATCTATACCCATGTGCTGTCGGAGCGGCTGCGTGCGCTGGTGGACTCCTGCCACCCGTTGTCCATCACGGCAGAGGATTGA
- a CDS encoding acetyl-CoA carboxylase carboxyltransferase subunit alpha: MTRHFLEFEKPIAELEGKIEELRRMSEPDGINIADEVSRLTDKADKLLRTTYAKLTPWQKVQVARHPERPKAKDYITTLISDYTELSGDRAFADDAAIIGGLGRFQGHPVMVLGTEKGTDLETRIKHNFGSPRPEGYRKARRLVELAGRFRLPVLTFVDTAGAYPGVDAEARGQAEAIARSVEALLDSPSPVIATVIGEGGSGGAIALASADRVLMLEHAWYSVISPEACGSILWRDAAQASVAAETMKITADDLLKFGLIDQVVHEPLGGAHRAPDKAIALTGEAIAAQLQPLLGLEAAALKAKRREKFLRMGRDTVTH, from the coding sequence ATGACCCGGCATTTCCTTGAATTCGAAAAACCGATTGCGGAGCTCGAGGGCAAGATCGAAGAGCTTCGCCGCATGTCGGAGCCTGACGGCATCAATATTGCCGATGAGGTATCCCGGCTGACCGACAAGGCGGACAAGCTGCTGCGTACAACGTATGCGAAGCTGACGCCCTGGCAGAAGGTGCAGGTGGCCCGCCACCCGGAGCGTCCGAAGGCAAAGGATTACATCACCACGCTGATCAGCGACTATACTGAGCTGTCAGGCGACCGGGCCTTTGCCGATGATGCTGCCATTATCGGTGGTCTGGGCCGTTTTCAGGGCCATCCTGTCATGGTGCTGGGAACGGAGAAAGGCACCGATCTTGAAACCCGGATCAAACATAATTTCGGCTCCCCCCGACCGGAAGGCTATCGCAAGGCGCGGCGTCTGGTGGAGCTGGCAGGTCGTTTCCGGCTGCCTGTGTTGACATTCGTGGATACGGCGGGTGCCTATCCCGGTGTGGATGCCGAAGCCCGCGGTCAGGCGGAAGCCATTGCGCGCTCTGTCGAAGCCCTGCTGGACAGTCCTTCCCCCGTTATTGCGACGGTGATTGGTGAAGGTGGTTCCGGTGGTGCGATTGCGCTGGCCTCGGCGGATCGGGTGCTGATGCTGGAACACGCCTGGTATTCGGTGATTTCGCCGGAAGCCTGCGGTTCGATCCTGTGGCGTGATGCGGCGCAGGCCTCGGTCGCGGCGGAGACCATGAAAATCACCGCCGATGATCTGCTGAAATTCGGGCTGATCGATCAGGTTGTGCATGAGCCGCTGGGTGGGGCGCATCGCGCACCGGACAAGGCGATTGCCCTGACCGGTGAGGCGATTGCTGCTCAGTTGCAGCCTTTGTTGGGGCTGGAAGCAGCGGCGTTGAAGGCAAAGCGGCGCGAAAAATTCCTGCGGATGGGGCGCGATACAGTCACGCACTGA